The window GGAGCTTTTTCTATTGGATCTACATCAAAAACGTGTCAATCAAACATTTTCCCATTTTGGGAAGGAAGACTCCATTGATCTGGCCAAGATCTATAAAAATCTCCAGCATGATGAGGATGGCCTTTTCAAACTGAGAATTGCCTATGATCTTGACAAAAGAATCAGGACACAGATGATTCCTTATGCAATCCCGGAAATACAGGATTTCAAACTGGTAGAAAATAACAGCTTTGATTATTCATTCAAGTTCGAAGATCGTAAAGAACTGGATAAGATGAAGATGAAAGCCAAGGCTGAAGAAATTATAATCGTCAAAAACAATCATATCACGGATACCTCCTTCTCCAACCTTTTGTTTTTAAAAGGAAAAGATTGGTTTACCCCTTCCACCTATCTGCTGAACGGGGTACAGAGACAGCATCTTTTAAAGCATAAAAAGATCAAAGAAACGGAGATCACTTTACAGAATCTAAAGCAATTCACCCATTTCCAGATCATTAATGCATTGAATGATTTTGATGATATGTTTATCTATCCTATCGACAGAATTATTAATCTGCCGGGGAATGAAGAATATCTTGACCTTTAAGCTTATTTCATAAACTCAAAATACGCCTTCAGTACATCTGCACTATTTTTTCCGTACGTATTGACTTCCAGGATTTTGGGCTGTGCGTCAGGTTTGAAGAAATTTTCAAGAACCCTGTCCAGAGTAATCTCATCTTCCACTCTGATATAGGAGAATCCGAAATGTTTTGCCAGAGATTCTGCATTTTTACGGTGTTTGGTAGCAATAAATTCATCCAGTGTATTCGGATTGGCATTTCCAGGCCCCGGAATGATTTTAAAGATATTTCCTTCACCGTTATTAAAGATCATAATTCTTACAAACGGCGGAATATATTGATTCCAAAGTCCATTGATATCATAGAAGAAACTCAGGTCTCCTGTGATCAATAAAGTAGGGTTTTCATTTTTAATGGCAAATCCCATGGCTGTAGAGGTAGATCCGTCAATACCGCTGGTTCCCCTGTTGCAATACATTTTTCTCTTCCCGAAATCAAAAAGCTGTGCATATCTGATCCCCGAAGAGTTGCTGAAATGAATATTATAGTTTTCCGGAATGGTTTGCGAAGCCTTATTGAAGAAATAAAAATCTGAGAACTCAATGGTATTCAAAAACTGCTCATGTTTGGCATCTTTTTTATTCCTTAAAATATCCCATAGATTAAAATAAGGTCTGGGCTCCAGATTGATAAATTTCAACAGTTTTGAGAAGAAAACCTCCGGTTTTACTTCTATTTTTTCTGTAAGTGAGAAATAGGTGTCCGGCTGCCACACTTCATCCAGATGCCAGTGCTGTTTCGGACGGGCACTTCTGAGAAATTGCTTTACCTTTTTAGAAACTACATTCTGCCCTACCGTGATCAAAAGATCAGGAGCATATGTTTTATAATCCTCTTCCGTAAAATTGAAAATATATCGGTCTATATGTTTGAAAAACTTCTCATGGTTCAGATTTGAGTTGGCCTCACTCAGTACTACCACAGAGTGGTTTTTCACCAATTGTGTCAGTTGGTTTTCCAGTTCCGGACTGTAGTCTCTTGTTCCTACCAACAGCATAATTCTCTGCGAAGTATGCCATTCCGCAATCAGATTGGATGGAATTTCATATTCTTTATGCTTGATTGTTTTCTCCACCGTAGGAAAAGTAGGAAGTTCTGAAACCAATTCATACAAAGGTTCTTCCAAAGGAATATTGATATGTACAGGTCCCTGCTTTTCAAAGCAAAGCTCGATTGCTTTTTTAATGGTATCGAAATTAACATCTTCTGCATGTTCTTTACTGTCTTCCAAAAGCTGGAAGTCACCATAAGAATGCTGATGAAAAACATCCTTCTGTCTGATCGTCTGACCGTCAAACAGATCAACAAAATCTGTCGGCCTGTCTGCCGTAAGCACCAAAAGCGGAATATTCTGATAAAAAGCCTCTGTAATAGCCGGATAGTAATTAACCACCGCAGATCCGCTGGTACACGTAATCGCTACCGGTTTTTTTTCACTTTTTGCCATCCCCATCGCTACGAAAGCGGCACTTCTTTCGTCTACAATGCTGTAGCAGTTAAAATGATCTACCTCCGAAAAATGAATGGCCAAAGGAGCATTTCTTGACCCCGGAGAAATTACAATATCTGCAATTCCGTACTGCTGAAGAAGATGTGCGAGTATTTGGATACTTCTCTTAGAAGAATATTTTTTCATACAGCAAATTTAACTTATAAATAATGATTTTAAAATCATTTAAATTAAAAAAAATGTAATTTTGCTGTTCGTAAATTTCTAAAAATGGATAAAATACCTAGTGTAGACCTGCGTGATTTCCTTTCGGACAACCCGGAACGCAAACAGAAATTTGTAAATGAAATCGGAAAAGCTTATGAAGAAATTGGTTTTGTAGCCTTAAAAGGCCATTTTCTTGATGACAACCTAGTAGATGATTTGTATGGAGAGGTAAAAAACTTTTTTGAACTGCCCGTGGAAACGAAACAGAAGTATGAAATTCCAGGCATTGGCGGCCAGAGAGGTTATGTAGGATTCGGTAAAGAAACTGCAAAAGGTTTCAAAAAAGGAGACTTAAAAGAATTTTGGCATTTCGGACAGTACCTGTCTGATGATTCAAAATACAAGACTGAGTATCCGGACAACGTAATCGTAGATGAACTTCCAAAGTTCAACCAGGTAGGGAAAGAAGCCTTTCAGATGCTCGAGAAAACAGGGCAGTATGTGCTGAGAGCTTTAGCGCTGCACCTTGGTTTAGATGAATTTTATTTTGATGACAAGATCGCAGAAGGAAATTCTATTTTAAGGCCTATTCATTATCCTCCAATCACTGAAGAACCGGATGATGCGGTAAGAGCTGCAGCCCATGGAGATATCAACCTTATTACGCTTTTAATGGGAGCACAGGGGAAAGGTCTTCAGGTTCAGAACCACAACGGAGAATGGATTGATGCTATTGCGGAACCAGACGAGCTGATGATCAATGTTGGAGATATGCTGTCAAGACATACCAACAACAAATTGAAATCTACCATCCACAGAGTGGTAAACCCACCAAGAGAATTATGGAGTACCTCAAGATATTCAATTCCTTTCTTTATGCATCCCATCAGTGCAATGTCTTTAAATGCACTTGAGAACTGCGTAGATGAAAACAACCCCAAATTATACGAAGATACTACCGCCGGAGAATTCCTGCATGAAAGATTGATCGAATTGGGATTGATTAAAAAATAAAAAGAAGGGCTGCCTCGGTTTGAGACAGCCCTTTTTATTCCATTTGTTTTGTTATAAACACGCACCAGCAGTACAAGCTATTATACAGTTATTGAATCTATATCAGCCTCTATTCGGATTGTTAAGCTCTTCACAAGGATCAAAAAGTGAATCTCTCAGGTCATAACACTCAGAGGCTCCGCCAGAAATACGCTTTAATTATTTTCATTAAATTTTCCATAGTTATTGCTTTAGATGGTCCTACTTTATCAGTTTTCGGACAAAGCCAACTAAAATAAAAACTCATCCAAGATATAGTTTCTTTCTTATTATATTTTATTTTTTTTGCTAAATATATTGTTTTGATTAAAAATATTTTAATTAAATTTACTTTACCTACAAACTTTTAATTAAAACAATATGAAAAATTTAAAAAAACTACAAAAAGACCAATTAAAAACCATTTCAGCAGGGGTTAATCTTCCAGAACAAGATTTCTGTATGTATTATTGCAATGGATTTATTGTATGTGCCACTTGCAGCGATGATTTCAAATGCCCGGACACCAATAGTGATATGTAATTTTTACAATGTCATAATTTAACCGTTTCTTTTCAGAAGCGGTTTTTTTATTTCTGTATGCTTACAATAGCATAGATTTTAGATCCTCTCATAGCATTTCCACATATAGATGTATTTTTATAAAAAGAGGGTGTTTATGAGCTTAAAAATAATGTGATAGTAATAGTAATACTTGATATTAAATTAGAGAATTCATCAACATTAATAAAGAAGAGCTTTCTCCCGCTATTCATTCATACTCCTCACGCCAACGCTATCCCTCCAAGCCCTCTGACGCTCCCACGCAAGCTGCGGGGTAACCATTACTATCGGGGCTAGGGAAGACGAATGATGAATGATGAATTGTGGAGTGTAATCTAGTCTAAGAGTGATCAATTTTACATTCTAAGATCTAATATCCCCAATCATGTCATTCCGTAGGAATATAAACATATTTATCAGAGCCTAAAGGTTTCAAAGGAATATTAATTACAGAAGTTTTTAAATACGTAAGTGATTTGATAATCTCAGCTATATTGAGTAACGGAATAGAATAATGCATTGTTTAGATTCCTACGGAGTGACAATACTGTGGGATAGAAAACGGTAATGATACTAAAGTAAAGACTGTAAAGGCTATTACCAGAGGTAAAGAATATGGAAGAGTAAGTTAGCAAGCCAGAGGAAGGAAAAAGATAAAAGTAAAAAGATCCAGGTAAGTGG of the Chryseobacterium aureum genome contains:
- a CDS encoding aminotransferase class IV yields the protein MSQFIESIKVEDQELFLLDLHQKRVNQTFSHFGKEDSIDLAKIYKNLQHDEDGLFKLRIAYDLDKRIRTQMIPYAIPEIQDFKLVENNSFDYSFKFEDRKELDKMKMKAKAEEIIIVKNNHITDTSFSNLLFLKGKDWFTPSTYLLNGVQRQHLLKHKKIKETEITLQNLKQFTHFQIINALNDFDDMFIYPIDRIINLPGNEEYLDL
- the menD gene encoding 2-succinyl-5-enolpyruvyl-6-hydroxy-3-cyclohexene-1-carboxylic-acid synthase, with protein sequence MKKYSSKRSIQILAHLLQQYGIADIVISPGSRNAPLAIHFSEVDHFNCYSIVDERSAAFVAMGMAKSEKKPVAITCTSGSAVVNYYPAITEAFYQNIPLLVLTADRPTDFVDLFDGQTIRQKDVFHQHSYGDFQLLEDSKEHAEDVNFDTIKKAIELCFEKQGPVHINIPLEEPLYELVSELPTFPTVEKTIKHKEYEIPSNLIAEWHTSQRIMLLVGTRDYSPELENQLTQLVKNHSVVVLSEANSNLNHEKFFKHIDRYIFNFTEEDYKTYAPDLLITVGQNVVSKKVKQFLRSARPKQHWHLDEVWQPDTYFSLTEKIEVKPEVFFSKLLKFINLEPRPYFNLWDILRNKKDAKHEQFLNTIEFSDFYFFNKASQTIPENYNIHFSNSSGIRYAQLFDFGKRKMYCNRGTSGIDGSTSTAMGFAIKNENPTLLITGDLSFFYDINGLWNQYIPPFVRIMIFNNGEGNIFKIIPGPGNANPNTLDEFIATKHRKNAESLAKHFGFSYIRVEDEITLDRVLENFFKPDAQPKILEVNTYGKNSADVLKAYFEFMK
- a CDS encoding isopenicillin N synthase family dioxygenase — translated: MDKIPSVDLRDFLSDNPERKQKFVNEIGKAYEEIGFVALKGHFLDDNLVDDLYGEVKNFFELPVETKQKYEIPGIGGQRGYVGFGKETAKGFKKGDLKEFWHFGQYLSDDSKYKTEYPDNVIVDELPKFNQVGKEAFQMLEKTGQYVLRALALHLGLDEFYFDDKIAEGNSILRPIHYPPITEEPDDAVRAAAHGDINLITLLMGAQGKGLQVQNHNGEWIDAIAEPDELMINVGDMLSRHTNNKLKSTIHRVVNPPRELWSTSRYSIPFFMHPISAMSLNALENCVDENNPKLYEDTTAGEFLHERLIELGLIKK
- a CDS encoding bacteriocin-like protein — encoded protein: MKNLKKLQKDQLKTISAGVNLPEQDFCMYYCNGFIVCATCSDDFKCPDTNSDM